One Nostoc punctiforme PCC 73102 DNA window includes the following coding sequences:
- a CDS encoding ATP-dependent Clp protease proteolytic subunit — MPIGVPKVPYRMPGGQYTDWISIYDRLYRERIIFLGRDIDDEIANQIIAVMLYLDSDDPGKDIYLYINSPGGMVTSGMAIFDTMQHIKSDVVTICVGLAASMGSFLLAAGTKGKRLALPHSRIMIHQPSGGTRGQATDIEIEAREILRIRHQLNGIYADKTGQTIAKIEKDMDRDFFMSAEEAKEYGLIDRVIEERTSIVAGE; from the coding sequence ATGCCTATAGGCGTTCCTAAAGTCCCTTACCGGATGCCCGGTGGACAATATACAGATTGGATTAGCATCTACGATCGCCTTTACCGAGAACGGATTATATTCTTGGGGCGAGATATTGATGATGAAATTGCCAATCAAATAATTGCTGTAATGCTGTATCTGGACTCTGACGATCCGGGTAAAGATATTTATTTATACATCAATTCTCCCGGTGGAATGGTTACATCTGGCATGGCGATTTTTGACACCATGCAACATATAAAATCAGATGTAGTAACTATTTGCGTTGGTTTAGCTGCTTCAATGGGGTCTTTCCTGTTAGCTGCTGGTACCAAAGGTAAGCGCCTAGCATTGCCTCATTCACGGATTATGATTCACCAGCCTTCAGGTGGAACCCGTGGACAAGCAACCGACATCGAAATTGAAGCTAGAGAGATTCTGCGGATTCGTCACCAGCTTAATGGCATTTATGCCGATAAAACCGGTCAGACCATAGCAAAAATTGAAAAAGATATGGATCGTGACTTTTTCATGTCTGCTGAAGAGGCTAAAGAATACGGTTTAATTGACCGTGTGATTGAAGAACGAACCTCTATAGTAGCAGGCGAGTAA
- a CDS encoding polysaccharide deacetylase family protein codes for MPNAQCPITKYLRRFNVSNYKLAPFLKIITIALIAGVSSVGISLLAGTTKLDRLLGIQKPKGESAKTSLGRAMSADTQSITPATDQMNEVPKTFQGTIVYQAKLKANEKVIALTFDDGPGPKNTAQVLEILKKNNIKATFFMVGEMVKYFPQIAKQVAADGHVIGNHTWHHWYFQMDGATAASEIDRTADIIYKTTGEKTTLFRPPGGFLNNGLAQYARNEKYAVMMWSEQSGDAERRSPQVPMLVKNVLKYAKSGAIVLLHDGGGNRSKSVKALPEMIAGLKAQGYRFVTIPQLLEMQAQEESAVTAVSPVITNHENPDH; via the coding sequence ATGCCCAATGCCCAATGCCCAATAACTAAATATTTAAGGAGATTTAATGTGTCTAATTATAAATTAGCGCCGTTCCTAAAGATAATAACTATTGCATTGATTGCTGGTGTAAGTAGTGTGGGTATCAGTCTGCTTGCAGGCACAACTAAACTTGACCGTCTGTTGGGAATTCAAAAGCCAAAAGGTGAGAGTGCTAAAACGAGTTTAGGTAGGGCAATGAGTGCAGATACACAGTCTATTACCCCAGCTACAGACCAGATGAATGAAGTACCAAAGACTTTTCAGGGAACAATTGTTTATCAAGCAAAACTAAAAGCAAATGAGAAAGTCATCGCCTTAACTTTTGATGATGGCCCTGGCCCAAAAAATACGGCGCAGGTTTTAGAAATTTTGAAGAAAAATAATATTAAGGCAACATTCTTCATGGTTGGAGAAATGGTGAAATATTTTCCCCAGATTGCCAAGCAAGTGGCTGCTGATGGTCATGTAATTGGTAATCATACATGGCATCATTGGTATTTTCAAATGGATGGAGCGACTGCGGCTAGTGAAATTGATCGCACAGCAGATATTATTTACAAGACGACTGGAGAGAAAACTACTCTGTTTCGTCCCCCTGGAGGCTTTCTGAATAATGGACTAGCCCAATATGCCAGAAACGAGAAGTACGCTGTCATGATGTGGTCAGAACAGTCGGGAGACGCTGAACGTCGTTCGCCTCAAGTGCCAATGCTAGTCAAAAATGTGCTGAAATATGCAAAATCAGGTGCAATTGTACTGTTGCACGATGGGGGCGGTAATCGTTCCAAATCTGTCAAAGCTTTACCAGAAATGATCGCAGGTTTGAAGGCTCAAGGCTATCGATTTGTGACAATTCCCCAATTGCTGGAAATGCAAGCTCAAGAAGAAAGTGCAGTAACGGCAGTATCACCTGTAATCACAAATCATGAAAATCCAGACCATTAG
- a CDS encoding prephenate/arogenate dehydrogenase — MNIGILGLGLIGGSLGFDLRSQGHHILGVSRRESTCQKAVAIGSVDEASVDLSLLAAAEVVFICTPLALIVPQLEQMIAHLSTATIVTDVGSAKAQIVKAISPLWDNFIGGHPMAGRTDSGIEAAQRNLFVDKPYVLTPIATTPTSAIAVVEEIVRSLGANIYYCQPEQHDRAVSWISHLPVMVSSSLIAACLSETDPDVLELAQKLASSGFRDTSRVGGGNPELGVMMARYNRQALLRSLQQYRHNLDELTNLIEQENWTVLEQKLKSTGKARPDFVD, encoded by the coding sequence ATGAATATTGGGATTTTAGGGTTGGGATTGATCGGCGGATCTTTGGGTTTTGATTTGCGATCGCAAGGACATCATATCTTAGGAGTCAGCCGCCGTGAATCTACCTGTCAAAAGGCAGTTGCTATCGGCAGTGTTGATGAAGCATCAGTTGATCTGAGTCTGTTAGCAGCCGCAGAGGTTGTATTTATTTGTACACCTCTAGCGCTTATTGTGCCCCAATTGGAGCAAATGATCGCTCATTTGTCTACAGCTACCATCGTGACTGACGTGGGTTCGGCGAAAGCACAGATAGTCAAGGCAATTTCTCCCCTTTGGGATAATTTTATCGGCGGTCATCCAATGGCGGGAAGAACAGATAGTGGCATAGAAGCTGCACAACGGAATTTATTTGTTGATAAACCTTATGTATTAACACCGATAGCTACAACGCCAACTAGTGCAATTGCGGTTGTAGAAGAAATTGTGCGATCGCTAGGAGCTAATATCTACTATTGTCAACCAGAGCAACATGACCGCGCTGTTAGTTGGATTTCCCATTTACCTGTAATGGTCAGTTCCTCATTGATTGCTGCTTGTTTGAGTGAAACTGACCCCGATGTTTTGGAATTAGCTCAAAAGTTAGCTAGTTCGGGTTTTCGGGATACCAGCCGTGTGGGTGGTGGGAATCCAGAGTTGGGCGTGATGATGGCGCGGTATAATCGTCAAGCATTGCTGCGATCGCTGCAACAGTATCGTCACAATCTCGATGAGTTAACTAACTTAATTGAACAAGAAAATTGGACAGTTTTAGAGCAAAAGTTGAAATCAACAGGTAAGGCACGACCTGATTTTGTTGATTAG
- a CDS encoding DUF1517 domain-containing protein, whose translation MSNLFNKMIGRTRYVVFRLFLHLGGGEVAPILGVLNSAGRDAIDADGDLEVLGEGLVEISQTLLQYDEYWLSAANEGDVLWNEGEAGDYVNELFTDSAERYLSEPDYSSDSGLNEPLSIPVTRNVIVMITVAYEGEVPELETDLSNVQALKEGLKALINLHYKHRLKAIQVHFSPAQLGDELTSDQLLQYYPELIPL comes from the coding sequence ATGAGCAATCTCTTTAATAAAATGATCGGTCGAACTCGCTATGTAGTCTTTCGCCTATTTCTGCACTTGGGGGGAGGTGAGGTAGCGCCAATTTTGGGAGTATTAAATAGTGCTGGGCGAGATGCGATCGATGCCGATGGCGACTTAGAAGTTTTGGGAGAAGGCTTGGTAGAAATTAGCCAAACTCTTCTACAATACGATGAATATTGGCTTTCTGCTGCCAACGAAGGCGACGTACTTTGGAATGAAGGCGAGGCGGGAGATTATGTTAATGAATTATTTACTGACTCTGCCGAAAGATATCTCAGTGAACCAGATTATAGTTCTGACTCTGGATTGAATGAACCTTTATCTATACCTGTAACTCGCAATGTCATTGTAATGATTACAGTAGCTTATGAGGGAGAAGTACCAGAGTTAGAAACCGATCTTTCTAACGTTCAGGCGCTCAAGGAAGGATTGAAAGCATTGATAAATTTGCATTATAAACATAGATTAAAGGCAATCCAAGTGCATTTTTCCCCAGCACAGTTAGGCGATGAACTCACTAGCGATCAACTGTTGCAATATTACCCAGAATTGATTCCTTTATAA
- a CDS encoding BrnT family toxin, with amino-acid sequence MDVYFVLNGVTFVWNEEKAWINPSNHDGVTFQQATEAFFDPFLVVVDASRNDEQRDAVIGLDRRWNLLYVVYIERENDIIRIISARKATRKEREYYES; translated from the coding sequence ATGGATGTGTATTTCGTGCTTAATGGTGTCACTTTCGTTTGGAACGAAGAAAAAGCTTGGATAAATCCCAGCAATCATGATGGCGTGACATTTCAGCAAGCCACAGAGGCATTTTTCGATCCGTTTTTAGTAGTTGTTGATGCAAGTCGCAATGATGAACAAAGAGATGCTGTTATTGGCTTAGACAGACGGTGGAATCTTCTGTATGTCGTCTACATTGAACGTGAAAACGACATAATTCGGATCATTTCAGCTCGTAAAGCAACACGCAAGGAGCGAGAATATTATGAAAGCTGA
- a CDS encoding vWA domain-containing protein, producing MKVKLLSALNDNNVDMAQTNSQRQLAMTIFAIAGEFDQNLPLNLCLILDRSGSMHGQPIKTVIQAVEGLIDRLKVGDRISVVAFSGSVEVIIPNQVIEDPESIKSQIKSKLSASGGTAIAEGLELGITELMKGTRGAVSQAFLLTDGHGESSLRIWKWDIGRDDNKRCLKLAQKAAKLNLTINTFGFGNSWNQDLLEKIADVGGGTLAHIEHPEQAVEQFSRLFGRIQSIGLTNAYLLLSLVPNVRLAELKPIAQVAPDTIELPVERETDGSFAVRLGDLMQDVERVVLANIYLGQLPEGKQAIGHLQIRYDDPMVNQEDLLSPLMPIYADVVRAYQPASNPQVQQSILALAKYRQTQLAEAKLLQGDRTGAATMLQTAAKTALQIGDKGAATVLQTSATRLQAGEELSEADLKKTRIVSKTVLQE from the coding sequence ATGAAAGTTAAATTGCTCTCGGCGTTAAATGACAATAATGTTGATATGGCTCAAACAAATAGCCAACGTCAACTAGCAATGACGATTTTTGCAATCGCTGGCGAGTTTGACCAAAATCTGCCCCTTAACCTCTGCCTGATTCTGGATAGAAGTGGTTCTATGCATGGACAACCGATTAAAACGGTGATTCAGGCAGTGGAAGGATTAATAGATCGGTTGAAAGTTGGCGATCGCATCTCAGTTGTGGCTTTTTCCGGTTCTGTGGAAGTCATTATCCCCAACCAAGTTATTGAAGACCCCGAAAGCATCAAATCTCAAATTAAAAGCAAACTTAGCGCTAGTGGCGGCACTGCGATCGCTGAGGGTTTGGAACTGGGAATTACAGAACTGATGAAGGGCACAAGAGGAGCTGTTTCCCAGGCGTTTCTGCTGACGGATGGGCATGGTGAAAGCAGTTTGCGGATTTGGAAGTGGGATATTGGGCGAGATGACAATAAGCGCTGTCTCAAACTGGCGCAAAAAGCTGCCAAACTGAACCTAACTATCAACACTTTCGGATTTGGTAATAGCTGGAATCAAGATTTGCTAGAAAAAATTGCCGATGTCGGTGGTGGTACTCTAGCTCATATTGAACATCCTGAACAAGCTGTGGAGCAATTTAGCCGACTATTTGGCCGGATTCAGTCAATTGGGCTAACAAATGCCTACTTGCTGTTATCTCTAGTGCCGAATGTCCGATTAGCAGAATTGAAACCCATTGCCCAAGTTGCCCCAGACACAATCGAGTTACCAGTGGAACGAGAAACTGATGGTAGCTTTGCTGTACGTTTGGGAGATTTGATGCAGGATGTAGAACGGGTAGTTTTGGCGAACATTTATTTGGGACAATTGCCAGAGGGGAAACAAGCGATCGGGCATCTGCAAATTCGTTATGATGACCCAATGGTTAACCAAGAAGACTTACTTTCGCCCCTGATGCCGATATATGCAGATGTAGTGCGGGCGTATCAACCAGCATCTAATCCCCAAGTTCAACAATCTATTTTAGCATTAGCGAAGTATCGCCAAACCCAGTTAGCCGAGGCGAAATTGCTACAAGGCGATCGCACTGGTGCAGCCACAATGCTACAAACAGCAGCTAAAACCGCTTTGCAAATCGGAGATAAAGGTGCGGCGACAGTATTGCAAACTTCCGCCACTCGCTTGCAAGCTGGAGAAGAACTTTCCGAAGCAGACCTCAAGAAAACTAGGATTGTATCAAAGACCGTTTTACAGGAATAG
- a CDS encoding J domain-containing protein, with the protein MDLGDCYRLLGLRSGASFADIKASYRRLAQQYHPDINPDDNKAKDKFIALTEAYKLLLTVVLPEETAAHSTQVSTGRDAAKTTQRQKTPVTTVVNQQPGKPKPPNLLEIEERLKWKTYEQLQRFLQEKRFPQAIALVEALADRLSTDAEVRQWQAITYQIWGRALISENQLLKARIYLKKALKTDPHNKSLWYEVQRDFQRLEQIF; encoded by the coding sequence ATGGATCTTGGAGATTGCTACCGTTTGCTAGGTTTAAGATCGGGAGCTTCTTTTGCTGATATCAAAGCGTCTTATCGACGATTGGCGCAGCAATATCATCCCGATATCAACCCAGATGACAACAAAGCCAAAGATAAGTTTATTGCCTTGACAGAGGCTTACAAACTCCTGCTGACGGTAGTACTGCCAGAGGAAACTGCTGCACATTCAACTCAGGTGTCAACTGGGCGTGATGCTGCTAAGACAACGCAGCGACAGAAAACACCAGTCACAACGGTGGTAAACCAGCAACCAGGGAAACCAAAGCCGCCTAATCTGTTGGAAATAGAAGAACGGCTGAAGTGGAAGACTTATGAACAATTGCAGCGATTCTTGCAAGAGAAACGATTTCCGCAAGCGATCGCACTGGTGGAAGCTTTAGCAGATCGTTTGTCAACAGATGCAGAAGTTCGCCAATGGCAAGCGATCACTTATCAAATTTGGGGACGGGCGCTAATTTCTGAAAACCAATTGCTCAAAGCCAGAATTTATCTCAAAAAAGCTTTGAAAACAGACCCCCATAATAAAAGTCTCTGGTATGAAGTGCAACGCGATTTCCAACGCTTAGAACAAATTTTTTAA
- a CDS encoding ATP-dependent Clp protease proteolytic subunit, protein MDISPIKAVQAPYYGDSSYRTPPPDLPSLLLKERIVYIGMPLVPAVTELIVAELLFLQSDDPEKPIKIYINSTGTSGYSGEPIGFETEAFAIYDTMRYIKPPIHTICVGSAMGMSAMLLSAGTKGCRASLPHSSIILHQPKSYAQGQATDIQIRAREVLVNKGALVDILHQTTGQPREKITKDMDRLLYLTPYEAKEYGLIDRVFEKEELANPPLPASVL, encoded by the coding sequence ATGGACATTTCCCCAATCAAAGCTGTTCAAGCCCCATATTACGGCGATAGCTCTTACCGGACACCACCGCCAGATTTACCTTCCCTCTTATTGAAGGAGCGAATTGTCTATATTGGGATGCCACTGGTGCCTGCTGTCACGGAATTAATCGTGGCTGAGTTGCTGTTTTTGCAATCCGATGACCCAGAAAAGCCCATTAAAATCTATATCAACTCCACCGGTACATCTGGTTACAGTGGCGAACCCATTGGCTTTGAAACCGAAGCCTTCGCCATCTATGACACCATGAGATATATCAAGCCTCCTATCCATACCATCTGCGTCGGTTCCGCGATGGGTATGTCAGCCATGCTTCTCAGTGCTGGGACAAAAGGTTGCCGCGCTAGTTTGCCTCACTCTTCGATTATCCTGCATCAGCCTAAGAGCTACGCCCAAGGTCAAGCAACGGATATTCAAATTCGGGCAAGGGAAGTTTTGGTAAACAAAGGCGCGTTAGTTGATATTTTACATCAGACTACCGGGCAGCCCCGAGAAAAAATTACTAAAGACATGGATCGGCTGTTATATCTGACACCTTATGAAGCGAAGGAATACGGTCTAATCGATCGAGTTTTTGAGAAAGAAGAACTCGCAAATCCCCCCCTCCCAGCCAGTGTCCTTTAA
- a CDS encoding vWA domain-containing protein, whose translation MKVSLQPALNDGNLDANQLNSQRQLGISISAIAETQDRHVPLNLCLILDHSGSMNGRSLETVKKAANRLVDRLNPSDRLSVVVFDHRAKVLVPSQSVEDPEKIKNQINRLAADGGTAIDEGLRLGIEELAKGKKDTVSQAFLLTDGENEHGDNNRCLKFAQLAASYNLTLNTLGFGDNWNQDVLEKIADAGLGTLSYIQKPEEAVDEFNRLFSRIQTVGLTNAYLLLSLMPHVRLAELKPIAQVSPDTIELPLQQEADGRFAVRLGDLMKDAERIILANIYLGQLPAGEQAIANVQVRYDDPAANKVGLVTPNIPVYAHVVRNYQADPNPQVQQSILALAKYRQTQLAETKLQQGDRSGAATMLQTAAKTALQMGDTGAATVLQTSATQLQSGGDLSESDRKKTRIVSKTVLQDTPPQ comes from the coding sequence ATGAAGGTTAGCTTGCAGCCTGCCTTGAATGATGGTAATTTAGACGCGAATCAACTGAATAGTCAACGTCAGTTGGGAATTTCGATTTCGGCGATCGCAGAGACTCAAGACCGCCATGTGCCCCTGAATTTATGTTTAATTCTGGATCACAGTGGTTCTATGAATGGGCGATCGCTAGAAACGGTGAAAAAAGCAGCGAATCGTCTGGTAGATAGACTTAATCCTAGCGATCGCCTCAGTGTTGTAGTTTTCGATCACCGTGCCAAAGTCTTAGTACCTAGTCAAAGTGTCGAAGATCCAGAAAAAATCAAAAATCAAATCAACCGCCTAGCCGCCGATGGTGGAACTGCAATTGATGAAGGATTGCGCTTAGGGATTGAGGAGTTGGCGAAGGGAAAGAAAGATACTGTTTCCCAAGCCTTCTTATTAACCGATGGGGAAAATGAACATGGTGATAATAATCGCTGTTTGAAATTTGCCCAATTAGCTGCTAGCTATAATTTGACTTTGAACACTCTGGGCTTTGGTGACAACTGGAACCAAGATGTTTTAGAAAAAATTGCTGATGCTGGTTTAGGGACTTTATCTTACATTCAAAAGCCGGAAGAGGCAGTGGATGAGTTTAATCGCCTGTTTAGCCGCATTCAAACAGTGGGATTAACTAACGCTTATCTGTTATTGTCTCTGATGCCCCATGTCCGGTTAGCGGAACTTAAACCTATTGCCCAAGTTTCCCCAGACACAATTGAGTTACCACTGCAACAAGAAGCTGATGGACGTTTCGCTGTGCGGTTGGGAGATTTAATGAAAGATGCAGAACGGATAATCTTAGCTAATATTTATTTGGGACAATTGCCAGCAGGTGAACAAGCGATCGCTAATGTACAAGTCCGCTACGACGATCCAGCCGCCAACAAGGTAGGTTTAGTTACACCAAATATCCCAGTTTATGCCCATGTAGTGAGAAACTACCAAGCAGATCCGAATCCCCAAGTGCAACAGTCAATTTTGGCATTAGCTAAATATCGCCAAACCCAGCTAGCCGAAACGAAATTGCAACAGGGCGATCGCTCTGGTGCAGCAACAATGCTACAAACGGCTGCTAAAACTGCTCTGCAAATGGGAGATACTGGGGCGGCGACGGTGTTGCAAACTTCTGCCACTCAGCTACAATCTGGTGGAGATTTATCTGAAAGCGATCGCAAGAAAACCAGAATTGTCTCCAAAACAGTTTTGCAAGATACCCCTCCTCAATGA
- a CDS encoding pentapeptide repeat-containing protein yields the protein MTVEELLEKYAAGVLNFSGIDLAEANLSGVKLSGVNLSDANLSIVNLSGANLSEANLSNAKLNVARLSGVNLSNAILNNASLNVANLIRADLSRAQLKGALLIRAELIRADLSRADLSEADLTSADLREATLRQANLRHANLSESVLRGASMTGANLEMANLNASDLSRCDLSGANLRDTELRQANLSHANLSGADLSGANLRWADLSGANLRWADLSGAKLSGATLIGADLTNANLTNTIFIHADLTQAKLIRAEWIGADLTGATLTGAKLYATSRFGLKTEGMICEWVDLSPAGDRSIIQKFHSEDSRDFFNETPPTIRIIVDAALEHEANFAIAGAYYQIAQEYRVLRQPPSIESGRRRTVFTFYVDSDEALFSTAYIVILPFLDAASTHNNISSVVEIINNEIVANQDLKLPKSPLIVKQLNILLEQAISQAATIKQTKKNIEVATKLNFCKAPTQIVLTNSSAHTLIVHDHPNFGKRFINRSALNASTYDDISNEATKYILPSLSMVIDFVKGFHYISH from the coding sequence ATGACTGTAGAGGAATTACTAGAAAAGTACGCAGCAGGAGTCTTAAATTTTAGTGGTATTGACCTTGCGGAAGCTAATCTGAGTGGGGTCAAACTCAGTGGCGTGAATCTTAGCGATGCTAATTTGAGTATAGTTAACCTCAGTGGCGCGAATCTGAGCGAAGCTAACTTGAGCAATGCCAAGCTGAATGTAGCCAGACTCAGTGGCGTGAATCTATCCAACGCCATCTTAAATAACGCTAGTCTCAACGTCGCTAATTTGATTCGAGCCGATCTCAGCCGCGCTCAACTTAAAGGAGCCTTATTGATTCGCGCTGAGTTAATTCGCGCTGACCTCAGTCGCGCTGACCTGTCGGAGGCTGACCTCACCAGTGCTGATTTACGAGAGGCGACACTCCGCCAAGCGAATCTCCGCCACGCTAACTTGAGTGAGAGTGTCTTGAGAGGCGCTTCCATGACGGGAGCAAATTTAGAGATGGCTAACTTAAATGCCAGCGATCTCAGTCGTTGCGATCTGAGTGGTGCAAATTTGCGAGATACTGAACTCAGACAAGCGAATCTTAGCCATGCCAACTTGAGCGGAGCAGATTTGAGTGGAGCAAACCTCCGTTGGGCAGATTTGAGTGGGGCGAACCTCCGTTGGGCAGATTTGAGCGGCGCAAAATTGAGCGGGGCTACTTTAATTGGCGCAGATTTAACCAATGCGAATTTAACGAATACAATTTTTATCCACGCCGATTTAACTCAGGCAAAATTAATTAGGGCGGAATGGATTGGTGCTGACTTAACTGGAGCAACATTAACTGGGGCCAAGCTTTACGCCACCTCCAGGTTTGGTTTAAAAACCGAAGGTATGATTTGTGAATGGGTCGATCTTAGTCCAGCCGGCGATCGCTCCATTATCCAAAAGTTCCATTCCGAAGACTCACGAGACTTTTTTAACGAAACACCGCCGACAATCCGCATTATTGTTGATGCAGCCTTAGAACACGAAGCCAATTTTGCGATCGCAGGCGCTTACTATCAAATAGCTCAGGAATATCGGGTACTAAGACAACCCCCAAGCATCGAAAGTGGTCGTCGTCGAACTGTTTTCACATTTTATGTAGATAGCGACGAAGCATTATTTTCCACTGCTTACATTGTGATTCTTCCCTTTCTAGATGCGGCATCTACTCACAATAATATTTCCAGTGTCGTGGAAATCATTAACAATGAAATTGTTGCAAATCAAGATTTAAAATTGCCAAAATCGCCCCTGATTGTGAAACAATTAAATATTCTTCTAGAGCAAGCCATAAGTCAGGCGGCAACAATTAAACAGACGAAAAAAAATATTGAAGTAGCCACAAAGTTAAATTTTTGTAAAGCCCCAACTCAAATAGTTTTAACGAATTCTAGCGCCCACACATTGATTGTCCATGACCATCCCAACTTTGGGAAAAGATTTATTAATCGCTCTGCTCTTAATGCTTCAACTTATGATGATATATCTAATGAAGCAACAAAATACATATTACCTTCGTTAAGTATGGTAATAGATTTTGTAAAAGGTTTTCACTATATTAGTCATTAA
- a CDS encoding DUF2281 domain-containing protein, with amino-acid sequence MTIRETAMPSASFANAKLQQLSEPLLQEVTDFIDFFMHKHQVKIAESQPDETLVGKWSQWFEAVDSL; translated from the coding sequence ATGACTATTCGTGAAACTGCGATGCCTTCGGCGAGCTTCGCTAACGCAAAATTGCAGCAACTTTCCGAACCACTCCTGCAAGAAGTGACCGACTTCATTGATTTTTTTATGCACAAACATCAAGTTAAAATTGCTGAGAGTCAGCCTGATGAAACGCTTGTGGGAAAATGGTCACAATGGTTTGAGGCTGTGGATTCCCTATAG